The Symphalangus syndactylus isolate Jambi chromosome 8, NHGRI_mSymSyn1-v2.1_pri, whole genome shotgun sequence genome includes a window with the following:
- the LOC129487743 gene encoding large ribosomal subunit protein eL32-like, whose amino-acid sequence MAALRPLVKPKIVKKRTKKFIRHQSDRYVKIKCNWQKPRGIDNRVRRRFRGQILMPNIGYGSNKNTKHMLPSGFQKFLVHNVKELEVLLMCNKSYCAEIAHNVSSKNRKAVVERAAQLAIRVTNPNARLRSEENE is encoded by the coding sequence ATGGCTGCCCTCAGACCCCTTGTGAAGCCCAAGATTGTCAAAAAGAGAACCAAGAAGTTCATCCGGCACCAGTCAGACCGATATGTCAAAATTAAGTGTAACTGGCAGAAACCCAGAGGCATTGACAACAGGGTTCGTAGAAGATTCAGGGGCCAGATCTTGATGCCCAACATTGGTTATGGaagcaacaaaaacacaaagcacATGCTGCCCAGTGGCTTCCAGAAGTTCCTGGTCCACAACGTCAAGGAGCTGGAAGTGCTGCTGATGTGCAACAAATCTTACTGTGCCGAGATCGCTCACAATGTTTCCTCCAAGAACCGCAAAGCCGTCGTGGAAAGAGCTGCCCAACTGGCCATCAGAGTCACCAACCCCAATGCCAGGCTGCGCAGCGAAGAAAATGAGTAG